ctggaggctggaagtccagggCTTGGcaaggttggttccttctgagagcTGTGAGGAAGAATCATTCCCATGCCCCGCTTCTGGCTTCTCATGGCTTGCTGGCAGGCTTTGGTGTTCCTCAGCTTATTGAGGCATCACCTTGATCTCTGCCTTTACCTTTACGGGGCTTTCTCCCTGAGTGTGTGTCTGCCCACATTTCCCCCTTTATAAGGACATCAATTACACGGGATTAGGGACCTGCCATATTCAGTCCTCatcttaattacatttgcaatgaccctattcccaaataaggtcacattctggggtctaggacttcaacatatgaatttggcagggggcaaggcatggtggctcacgcctgtaatcccagcgttttgagAGGTGGtggtgggacgattgcttgaggccaggagttcaagaccagcctgggcaatatagcgagaccctgtctctacaaaaaatttaaaaattaacaaggcatggtggcacatggctgtacttgggaggctgaggcaggaggatcacttgagctccaaactgatggcaccactgcactccagcctgtgggaggagggtggaggtggggcacGGGACACAATTCAATGcataacagagaagaaaatgtactttaaaagtaCTTTGTTGAGGAAAATTCCGTGTGTTGAATGAACACCAGCCTAAGGGAAAGAGGAATGAGATGTGTTTGCTCACATGCATGGGTGTGTGCTGGTACACAGAGAAGCATACTCCTGCCATGCTGGGGGCCAGGCCTGGCCTGTACTTCAGTGGCtactcacttcttttttttttttttttttttctttttttcagagtcaGACTTACTTTGTGAATGTAGATTCATGAAGGGAAGACTAatgtaaattctttaaaaatatgaatttcagaatttccAATCAAAAGTCAGtttttggcctggtgtggtggttcatgcctataatcccagcactttgggaagccaagaagggtggattacctgaggtcagaagttcgagaccagcctagccaatgtggtgaaactcgtctctactaaatatacaaaaattagccgagcaaggtggtgggctcctgtagtcccagctgcttgggaacctgaggcaagagaatcgcttgaacctaggaggcggaggttgcagtaagccaagatcatgccattgcactctagcctgggtgatgagcgaaactccatctgggggggaaaaaaaaaggtcaattttCAAGTAATAtgtgaattaaaatgaaattctagCAAAACTTTGCTCGAATATAGTTTCTGTCCAGTGATttggtaaaaataatttataaccaGTTTATTTCTCTTCTAAATCACAGAGTACTTGAAACAGCCTGTACTTTTAAGTAGCTGCATCACTGTTCTCTCACTTTTGCTATTCACTTGCTTAGCTAACCCTTTCCTCGTCGACTGTAAGGGCGGTGCTGAGGGCAGCTCTGTGGCCACAATCTCTCCTCGCCTACATGAGCCTCACAGGTGAACAACCATCCATCCCTGGTTGGTCTTGGACACAGGAGCGACGCTTCTTGGGGGTGCTGGAAGGAGGGGATCGCATTGAGAAAAGGTCCAGGGAGGACCCAGGTTATTCCTGGCAATTGCAGGTCAAAAATTTGGTAGGAGGAAAGAAAACCAGGCAAAGGAAGGGAATGGAAAGGGAGAGGCAAGAAGTGTTGCCCGAGGAAGAAAGAGATTCAGGGAAGCCCAACCGTGCCACACAGCCTGCCTATCTCAGCTATGACTGGCTTGAAAGAGCATCTGCCTTATCCCTTCTTTAGGTGCCTGTCACTGTTTGGAAGGCAGTCCCTGGGCCTGGTTTGGGGGCATCGTAGGGAACCTGGGTGCTCCCTCTTGTACTTTGTAATGCCAGTTCTTATTCTGAGTGTTTTCTTTCCCACAGCTGGAGAGACAGGGGGTCCTGCTTGTGGAATTTGAGGCTCCTCTTGTCGCAGGCCCAAAGCTGCCAGCCCAGCAGCAGAGAGTGGTCTTAGAAGAGGATGTCATTCCTCTCTCACCATCTGTAGGATACTCACTGAGACCAGGGGACAAGGTGCTGGCACTTTGGCAGCCAGGACAACAGCAGTATGGTCCTGGCACTGTTCTTTTGGGCTTGGAGATGAGAGATCTCCGGAGAGGTAAGAGAAGCTGCTCTGACTCATCAGTCCCCAGAAGGAGCCAGGCTATAATCAGGCCAGATGAGAGAGCCAAGGGTGTGTCTACAGCTTAGGGGTTTCTAAGGCattaagaagataatttttaCCCCCTTGCCTGCTGCTTAATCTTGAGGCAGCAACAGATGCCTCAAGATGCACACTGTATCTTTcagattataaaaaaaaaaaattgtaatcagGGTAAGTGGCCTAAAACTCTATGTCTATGTTGGTTAGCTAAACCATGGTTTAGCTACTCACGACCCAGCTCTCACCAGGTCCTCCAGGGACCGGACAGTCATCTTCTGCCGGGTCAGTCAGCACCACTGTAATTCAGAGAATGACAGAATGAGGCTTCTACTGAGAATGCATTTTGGTTTTGACAAGAAAAGTGAGCCCCTGCAGGCCACTGTAgtccaggaggcagggaggctcAGGCAAGTCCTCGGGAAGTGGAGGTAAGTATGATGCAGGTGAAGGATGTTCCTGGCAGGCTCTCCACGGAGAGGTGCATGTGAGGAGCCAGGCAGCCAGAGCACAGGGGCCGGGCTGAAGCTCTGCCTTTGCCTGTGTGGATAGGAGAGGCTTTATCCCACGATTAGGAAGTggaagctacttgggaggctgaggcaggaggagggcttgagcctgggaggttgaggctgcagtgagctatcactgtgccactgcactcctgaaccagaccctgtctcaaaaaaaaaaaggtaattgataattataacaaaattttgccattttttgtTATATAGCatcaaaggaagaagaaatcacTGTTCATTTCTGGAATGGCAGAGCCGCTAAAGTGCCCCTAGGTGGGGTCCAGTCGGTGTCCCTGGCCATCTGGAAGAAGGCTGTGGAGAGGCTGCACAAGTCTTTCACCAGGGAGCACCCCAGGCCCCTTCACTGGCCCCATGCTGCTCTCTGCTGGGGCCAATCACTGGGCGCATCACTAACGAGCTTCCTCCGGGCACTCCATTCCTGTGCCCTCTCTGCCACCCTCATGCCTGCTGCTAGCTGCTGTGCCAGGGCTGCCTCTGTGGCTGCCCCCCATGTGGCACCACTTGGTGGCCTCTAACCAGGACCTCAGAAGTCACAGCCAGAGAACTTCCAGAGTTGGAGCCCCCAGCACAGCTTTTGCCCCTGGAAGGTCCTAAAGGGGAAAAAGTAGCAACGCACGCTCCcctggctgtttcctcctcctcctcctcctcccgtgAACAAGACGATGTGGAGAATGATCTGGAGATGGGCCCTCCCCAGAGACTGATGGTAAACAGTGCAGTCAACACAGATCCCATCCTTCTTGAGACTCCTTTGAGGCAGAGTGGCCTCTGCCAGCCTGAGTGGAGGTACTGGAGGAGAAACGGGCCTGAGCCACGCCCTGGGAAGCCAGGTATGCCAGGGGAGTGGGCTTGCCTTCTAAGGCAGGGGCTGGGGCCCTGGCTCCCTTCCCTCCCACATGTCCCTTAGGAAGCTGATGCACGTGTCTACTCTGTTGGGACTACAGTAATCCTTGGGAGTCTGGTCATGCTGAAGGGGAGTCTGGTCATGCTGAAGAGGAGGCTgtgggaaaagggaaatagcAAGTTTCCATTTCAGCTATGAGGCCCACAGGAGCAGAAGGATGAACTGATCTTTGTGCTAAGGTTGCATCCCTATTTAATacctgcctttttctttcttcactagTCTCTACTGACAGGGCACTGCCATTGTCTGTTTTTAGCCCCCTCCTTTTTTCTTGGAGGCCTTGGTTTTTCTCTAGATGAACAGTACAAATGCCTCCTGGTGTTGATGAGAGTTGATGCACTGAAGCATAGAAACTGGTCTTAAGCATTGGTCATGAGGCCCCACTCTCCTGCTGGGCCCCTCAGTAAGTCAGCGGGGAGGACCTGGGCACTGTGATGTGCTTCTTATCCCTCATGGCCAACAGGAAAGCCGTGTCCTGTTGCTGCTGGCAGTCTGCAGCCAGCCCCACACTGTATCACCTCCAGCTGAGAACTGTGTGGCGGGCCCTGCTAGGTTCCAGGAGCCCATTCTATCTAAATTCCCAGTGGAGCCTAGAAAGAGCAGAAGCCTGTCAGAGCTGTGTGAAGGAGGTGGCCCTTGACAAGATTCTGGGGGTCCTGGGGTCACTGAACATATCTGGGGCAGGGAGGCTGTGAGGTGAAGGAACACCATTGCTAAGGGCTTAGATCTCTAGGCACTGCCCACACTGGGACCCGCTAGGGTTCCCTGGTTGAAACCATAGCCCTATTTCTAGCACAGTAACTGAGCCAGAAGGACTGCTTAACCCAtgagagttttttgttgttgttgtttgttttttgtttgtttgtttttttgaggcagtctcactctgttgcccaggcaggagtgcagtggcatgattttggctcactgcaacctctgcctcccaggtttgagtgattctcatgcctcagcctccccagtagctgggattataggtgcatgccaccatgcctggctaacttttgtatttttagtggagatggggttttgccatgttggccaggcaggtctcgaacccctggcccaagtgatctgcctgcctcggcctcccaaagtgctgggattacaggcatgaaccatcaagCTGGCACCAATGAAGATTTCAATCTTGCTCCAGGGGTAACGACTTTATTAGTGTTCGGTTCCAGAAAGTTGAGAAATTGTTTGTAAAGAGCAGCTTTCCTGGTGACTCCTCTGAACCCCTGGGCTTTGGGAGGGGAGGGGTATGTCTGCTGCACTTGGATTTTATATGAGGATTTTTCCCCTATATCTCAGACCCAGCTGTGCTCGTCCTCCACTCTCCAGGAGGAAactttatattgaaaatataaaatggggAGGTGGGTCCCAGGCTTCTGTGAAATGGGTTACTCCAATCTTGCAATGGCAAGCCTTGGCAGCAGCCACTCAGAAATGGTGATttcgccgggtgcagtggctcacccagcactttgggaggccaaagcgggggcggatcacttgcagtcaggggtttgagaccagcctgaccaacaaagtgaaaccccgtctctactaaaaatacaaaaattagccaggcgctgtgatgcacgtctgtaatcccagctagttgggaggctgaggtaccagaatcagttgaaccctggaggcagaggttccagtgagccactacattccagcctgggtgacatagtgagactctgtctccaaaaaaaaaaaaaaaagaaagaaagatatgcCAGTTTCTTTCTCCATTTGAAAGAAATGCAGCTATGGAGAATTTAGCATGCAAACACTAGAGTTTGGcaccattttctttatattatcaCTTGTAGAGAGGGCATAAAGAAAATGGTACCAAACTCTAGCATTTTCATGCTAAATTTTCCATAGCTCCCAATGCCTCTTGCTCCAGCAGAGCCTGGAGAAAGAAAAGCTGTACCTACCCAACAGAAAAGGGTCTGTGGGGAGCAACTGAGACAATACCAAGCCCAGCATAGGGGAGAGGGACAACCAGAGGGGCCATGGGGGCCAGAGATGCCCTAGGTACCACATCTGTGTTCCTATTGCTGTGGCTTGCTCCATAGCAATCTCTAGAAGGGTTCCAAACCTGATTAAGTCCAAACAAATTTCCCCTGGCCCTAAGTTTACACAGCTCTTACTGCTACTGCCCGAAGCCTACACCTACAGTCTCTCTCCATCACCACATTTAAACAGATCCACTCCAAAGTTATTTTCTCCCCTGAAATAAATTCTAATAATCGACTATAAAGAAGAGAACTATAGTATCTTCAGGTAGTTGGCCCAGCTTTCCCGTTAAATACTGGATCTTGTGTTATGCTCTAGGGAGAGTTCCTGGGGCTGACCCGTGAGCATCATCAGCATGTTCCCAAATATATAGAGAGCATGCCCGAGAGGGGGTGTGGAGACATGGCCATCCCCAGCCTTCACCACACACACGGGACTGCCTGTCACAGCTTACTAGTTAAGAGAAGCACAGAAAACCACATGTGGGTCAGGGCTGAAACAAGGCAAACACCAGCGCTTTGCTTTTCTCCCCTCCaggttttgtatcttttaaaggAAATATGCTGTTTTGCTTCTCCTAAACATGCTTGATGTTTAATCAGTTCCTGCTCTCAGGACTCGATATCCGTTCTGTCGAGTGCTGATGCTCGACACTCAATTTTGAGCTTTGCCTCTCACAAAAGCTCTTGCATAGGTTTCTCTGTCCTCCACACTTTCCCTTACTTTCAGTTACAGGCAGTGAGAGGTTACAGTTAGATTCTAACAGTCCTAGGGAGGCCAGATTGTCAGCTGCTGGCAGGGAGGTGCTTTCTGCCTCCTTTGCTTATAACTGAAACAGGATTCAATCTGTAGttgtaaaagaaacataaaaagcgTTCCTTCCCTTTTAGATTGGTCTGTTCCTCAGGAAGTCACATCTCCCATTATTTCTGTTTTGccctaatatatatatttttttatttttagagacaaggtctcactatgtcacccaggctggagtgcagtggcatgatcatagctcactacagcctcaaactcctgggctcaagcaatcctcccgcctcagcctcccaaatagttgagactacaggtgtgcactaatGCACCCAGTTCAATTTCTTAAAACTTGTTTTTCCATCAGCTTGTAGTCTCTTCTTTATGGTCCATGTTATCAGTGATCAGTGAAGGTGTCGAAGCTCCTTTAACTGGTGGCAGTCAGTTACCTTTACTTGCCCTAATGGCAGTTTAGAAAACACATCCAATAACTTCTTCACTACTCCAAATCTTGGGTATCAGGTAATGTTTCCCAAAAGCATAAGGGCcagaaatgataaaaaattttttctctaaaaatagaaaacattacaTGGACACATTGCATGATGGTAAAATAGGCCAAgtgtagtggcttacacctgtaatcgcaacactttgggaggctgaggctggaggatcgcttgagcccaggagttcaagaccagctgggcaacatagcgagaccctgttcctataaaaaactaaaaaattagctgagcatggtggtgtgcgcttgtggTCCGAGCTACTGGGGGCTGTAGTGAAGAGGGGGTGgcaggcgggaggatggcttgagcccgggtggtcgaggctgctgtgagctatgatcatgccactgcattccagcctgggtgatatagcaagaccctgtctcaaatacataataaatgaaaagaaaacaatgctgTGAGCTTACAGATACTTCAGTGATCCTTGTTTTAGTTCTACTTATCCCATCAAAATGGTGGCATATTCAACCTAAGTAATTGACTTTTGGGTTTAGGAACAAGATATTCCAACatctggaaagaagaaaaggatcaCAAACAGCAGAGAGCACAAACTGTAGTAGTGGGGACTACCACGGAGCTGGTCTTGAAGGCAACCAACACGAAGCCACCGCAGACCCCGCCAGGGGAAGCTGAACACAGAAAGCAGAGTCAGAGCCTTGCAATAGGTCCATGGAACAAGAATTCCCCTTAGACTGAGAGCCCTGAGGATCTAGGTAAAGCAGAATGGCTGGAAAGGGGCTTCCTAAGGACTTCTCACATGGGTCTTAGACTTTTTGGGTCACATCCGCTTTGAGAACAGTAAAACCTATGACCCCTTGTCCCAGAAAAATGTACATACCCTCAATTTTGCATGTAATTTCAGAATGCTTATGGAACTTATGAATTTAATCACAGGCTTCTTGGGGGTGCAAGGATCCCCATTTAAATGACCCTCTGTTCTATGGTATTGGGTAGGGGTCTGCTTTATTAGGCCCTCTGAATATGGAGTCTATTCCTCACTAACAATGGTAATATAGCTCTACTTAAAACTTCATTTCCATCATATAAAATACTGGCACCTTTCCCAAGTAAAGGTGGAAAGGTTTGTGTTCAAAACGAGAGAACCAGGCAATGAAACTGGGAGATGTCACAGTACTGCTGTGGCAGCTTCAAGACGTTTGGGACacagcaatgatttttttttttttttttgagacaggatctcactctgtcactcaggctggaacgcagtggcataatcatggctcactacagccttgaactcctgggctgaagtgagcCTCCCATctgagtctcctgagtagctaggacctgAGTAactaggcacatgccaccacacctgactaaactttttactttttgtagagagagggtctcactgtgttgcccaggctggtcttgattactgggctcaagtgattctcctgccttaac
The sequence above is a segment of the Theropithecus gelada isolate Dixy chromosome 14, Tgel_1.0, whole genome shotgun sequence genome. Coding sequences within it:
- the C14H11orf16 gene encoding LOW QUALITY PROTEIN: uncharacterized protein C11orf16 homolog (The sequence of the model RefSeq protein was modified relative to this genomic sequence to represent the inferred CDS: inserted 1 base in 1 codon; substituted 1 base at 1 genomic stop codon) — protein: MESSTGPRMPLLKYCSVATSLKAPGWDGAAPLWDLSFTYPFALQAPWLTGHKPLARHTSSCPCLHIADPAWQGPGWLGRAGDAANTWVLARREADGFYYWAQIKAAPELERQGVLLVEFEAPLVAGPKLPAQQQRVVLEEDVIPLSPSVGYSLRPGDKVLALWQPGQQQYGPGTVLLGLEMRDLRRASKEEEITVHFWNGRAAKVPLGGVQSVSLAIWKKAVERLHKSFTREHPRPLHWXPCCSLLGPITGRITNELPPGTPFLCPLCHPHACCXLLCQGCLCGCPPCGTTWWPLTRTSEVTARELPELEPPAQLLPLEGPKGEKVATHAPLAVSSSSSSSREQDDVENDLEMGPPQRLMVNSAVNTDPILLETPLRQSGLCQPEWRYWRRNGPEPRPGKPGTRYSNIWKEEKDHKQQRAQTVVVGTTTELVLKATNTKPPQTPPGEAEHRKQSQSLAIGPWNKNSP